Proteins encoded in a region of the Triticum dicoccoides isolate Atlit2015 ecotype Zavitan chromosome 3A, WEW_v2.0, whole genome shotgun sequence genome:
- the LOC119268366 gene encoding uncharacterized protein LOC119268366: MPKDRSSRSVSHEGCRSRVSPYKLRSGSRRSEEAAAATAAAAAKQAAEWEEVRCPVCMDHPHNAVMLVCSSHEKGCRPFICDTSYRHSNCLDQYRKASKESSKDSGAAECAECQQPVKLACPLCRGPVSHWTKDYDARKFMNSKDRACTMESCEFKGAYNQLRKHAREDHPAVRPTEVDPNRQRDWHRMEQQRDLGDLFSMLRSGISGREDGVGVGEGDEGVSERSLHATSITMVFIVRSGRSILHYTDGEIPGRRSRTILLVGEPRGEASRAGGSSGNGDAEATTTDNEETDLAMSTQASAGSQEDAGEAGGDPAQ, encoded by the coding sequence ATGCCAAAGGACAGGAGCTCCCGTTCAGTCTCGCACGAGGGCTGCCGATCTCGTGTCTCCCCATACAAGTTGCGGAGTGGTTCTCGCAGGTCAGAGGAAGCCGCTGCTGCCACCGCTGCTGCAGCAGCAAAGCAGGCTGCAGAATGGGAGGAGGTTCGCTGTCCTGTGTGCATGGATCACCCTCATAATGCTGTTATGCTTGTCTGCTCGTCACATGAGAAAGGTTGCCGCCCTTTCATTTGCGACACAAGCTACAGACACTCCAATTGCCTTGATCAGTACCGCAAAGCCTCCAAGGAGTCCTCTAAGGATTCAGGGGCAGCAGAATGCGCTGAGTGCCAGCAGCCAGTTAAACTGGCATGTCCATTATGCCGTGGGCCGGTCAGCCATTGGACTAAGGATTATGATGCACGGAAGTTCATGAATTCTAAGGATCGAGCATGCACCATGGAGTCATGTGAGTTCAAGGGTGCATACAACCAGTTGAGGAAGCACGCAAGGGAGGATCATCCTGCTGTACGACCAACGGAGGTGGACCCCAATCGACAGCGAGACTGGCATAGGATGGAGCAGCAGCGTGATCTTGGGGATTTGTTCAGCATGCTGCGTTCGGGGATCAGTGGCAGAGAAGATGGGGTTGGAGTCGGTGAAGGTGACGAGGGCGTCAGTGAGAGATCTTTGCACGCCACGTCCATAACGATGGTCTTCATTGTGCGGTCAGGCAGGTCCATCCTACACTACACAGACGGGGAAATCCCAGGTCGTCGATCAAGAACAATTCTTCTAGTTGGGGAGCCTCGTGGTGAAGCCTCCCGAGCAGGAGGATCAAGCGGCAATGGTGATGCTGAGGCCACTACAACCGACAATGAGGAAACGGACCTGGCAATGTCAACACAGGCATCTGCTGGTTCTCAGGAAGATGCTGGAGAAGCCGGTGGCGATCCTGCGCAGTGA